The Daucus carota subsp. sativus chromosome 7, DH1 v3.0, whole genome shotgun sequence genome window below encodes:
- the LOC108193739 gene encoding elongation factor 1-delta, which produces MAITFYNLSSEDGIKKLDEYLLSRSYISGYQASKDDLAVHAALAKPPSSKYVNVSRWYNHIEALLRISGVSAEGCGVTVEGSAVATPPAADTKAAAAAEDDDDDDVDLFGEETEEEKKAAEERAAAVKASGKKKESGKSSVLLDIKPWDDETDMKKLEEAVRSVKLDGLLWGASKLVPVGYGIKKLQIMMTIVDDLVSVDDLVEDYLTAEPANEYIQSCDIVAFNKI; this is translated from the exons ATGGCTATCACATTTTACAACCTTAGCTCTGAGGATGGCATTAAGAAGCTTGATGAGTATCTGTTGTCAAGAAGTTACATTTCTGG ATATCAGGCTTCCAAGGATGACCTTGCTGTTCATGCGGCTCTTGCAAAGCCACCATCATCTAAATATGTGAATGTTTCACGGTGGTACAATCACATTGAGGCTCTTTTAAGGATTTC CGGTGTGTCTGCGGAAGGTTGTGGCGTAACTGTAGAGGGGTCTGCCGTTGCAACTCCTCCAGCTGCTGACACTAAG gcTGCTGCTGCAgcagaggatgatgatgatgacgatgTTGATTTGTTTGGTGAGGAGACTGAAGAGGAAAAGAAGGCCGCTGAAGAACGCGCAGCAGCTGTCAAGGCATCTGGAAAGAAGAAAGAAT CTGGTAAGTCATCCGTCTTGTTGGATATAAAACCATGGGATGATGAAACTGACATGAAGAAGCTTGAGGAAGCTGTTAGAAGTGTCAAGTTGGATGGCTTGCTTTGGGGAGCAT CCAAGCTTGTACCTGTTGGATATGGTATAAAGAAGCTGCAAATTATGATGACCATCGTAGATGACTTGGTGTCTGTTGACGATCTTGTTGAGGACTACCTTACTGCCGAGCCAGCGAATGAGTACATCCAGAGCTGTGATATCGTGGcgtttaataaaatat AA
- the LOC108195712 gene encoding uncharacterized protein LOC108195712 has product MLCYQRRRKGLEGLVKPGEAINSGNEGQGPVHQVADLPGENSMMESILTLTAPAAPSQVSSSQCKRLKLRVDPAKASNSGNKGRGPVHQIAYLPGKNSMMDSTPQTVRIVVVGLMAPSQDKSGPQPKQSKRRINPVKASNSACKQSQHPRQRKNRKRVAADLDDSEAEQTRASVSRAHRQSRRRVRNARQKGMLDDKLLNKYLGDLWQTIPREKKDSHDYIDCLWFEMYLEGDRKKPLGYIKRDRKFSKKYVFLPICLYNHWSLLIFCHVGEDLQSKAATPCILLLDSMRKNNPKQDIEKVLREFLLDIYEGEGRSVSKQQIDKIPLLVPKVPQQTGDKECGYYVLYYITQFLMSSPESFSVSDGYPDFMSQDWFTAEQVTSFRETLPAPDQETGSRNDSSDDASDDVVCL; this is encoded by the exons ATGTTATGCTATCAGCGCAGGCGCAAAGGCCTGGAAGGGCTTGTTAAACCTGGAGAAGCAATCAACTCTG GGAATGAAGGCCAAGGACCTGTGCATCAAGTTGCAGACTTACCAGGAGAGAATTCAATGATGGAGTCCATTCTAACACTAACGGCGCCAGCTGCACCAAGTCAAGTTAGCAGCAGTCAGTGCAAGCGATTAAAACTGAGGGTTGATCCTGCAAAAGCAAGCAACTCTG GGAACAAAGGCCGAGGACCCGTGCATCAAATTGCATACTTGCCAGGAAAGAATTCTATGATGGATAGCACTCCACAAACTGTAAGAATAGTTGTTGTGGGACTGATGGCACCAAGTCAAGATAAGAGTGGCCCTCAGCCCAAACAATCAAAACGGAGGATTAATCCTGTGAAAGCAAGCAACTCTG CATGCAAACAATCTCAACATCCACGACAGAGAAAAAATCGTAAAAGAGTAGCAGCTGACTTGGATGACTCGGAAGCTGAGCAAACTAGAGCAAGTGTTTCCCGTGCTCATAGACAATCAAGGAGAAGAGTAAGAAATGCCAGGCAAAAAGGAATGTTAGATGACAAATTACTAAACAAATACCTGGG AGATTTGTGGCAGACTATTCCAAGAGAGAAGAAGGATTCTCATGATTATATAGACTGTTTGTGGTTTGAGATGTATCTTGAAGGAGACAGAAAGAAACCATTGGGATATATCAAGAGGGATAGAAAATTTTCGAAAAAATATGTCTTTCTTCCTATTTGTCTATA CAACCACTGGAGCCTTTTGATATTTTGTCACGTGGGGGAAGATCTGCAATCAAAAGCCGCAACTCCTTGTATTTTACTACTGGATTCAATGCGGAAGAACAATCCAAAGCAGGACATTGAAAAAGTTCTCAGAGA aTTCTTGTTAGATATATATGAAGGAGAGGGGAGATCAGTAAGTAAACAGCAGATTGACAAGATTCCTCTTTTGGTACCCAAG GTTCCGCAGCAGACTGGTGACAAGGAATGCGGATATTATGTTCTTTATTACATAACTCAGTTCCTAATGAGTTCTCCAGAAAGTTTTAGCGTCTCTGATGGCTACCCGGACTTT ATGTCACAAGACTGGTTTACTGCTGAACAAGTGACATCATTTCGCGAAACTCTCCCTGCACCTGACCAAGAAACAGGTTCAAGGAATGATTCCTCTGATGATGCGTCAGATGATGTAGTATGTCTATAA
- the LOC108196700 gene encoding SWI/SNF complex component SNF12 homolog: MASNNNNNAMKNVGVPAAFGNSGVISQTTPMNHQMQSHLMAQANPQAQSGAHFQGHFQLTDRHHAQALAQAQYAHLQQVRGQTPHNQFQAQAQPYSQINSQGVNNSGVSSPSIATPGTGSAKRPPQKQSARPPNSSGPGSASPLKAMELTPAANRKKRKLPEKQIPDKVAALLPESALYTQLLEFESRVDAALSRKKLDIQESLKNRQHVQKTLRIYVFNTFANQRQRVPEKENAEPPSWSLKMIGRILEDETDPGATSMGQSSNVSYPKFSTFFKKVTIYLDQSLYPDNHVIVWDNSRSPAPHDGFEVKRKGDKEFTAMIRLEMNYVPEKFQLSPALSEVLGIEVETRPRVISAIWHYVKARKLQISTEPSFFMCDPPLKKIFGEDKVKFGMIPMKISSHLTPPQPIHLEYKIKLSGNGSESSICYDVQVDIPFSLDKEMANFLANLDKHKEIDACDEAISSAIKKIHEHRLRRAFFLGFSQSPADFIDSLIASQSKDLKLLSGDANHNAEKERRSEFYNQPWLEDAVIRYINRKPAAGNDVPGST, from the exons ATGGCgtcgaataataataataatgcaaTGAAGAATGTTGGGGTTCCGGCTGCGTTTGGGAATTCAGGGGTGATTTCTCAGACTACACCTATGAATCATCAGATGCAATCACATTTGATGGCTCAGGCGAATCCTCAGGCACAAAGTGGGGCTCACTTTCAGGGTCATTTTCAGTTGACTGATAGGCACCACGCGCAGGCTTTGGCTCAGGCTCAGTATGCTCACCTTCAACAAGTTCGAGGGCAAACTCCTCACAACCAATTTCAAGCTCAGGCACAGCCTTATTCACAGATAAATAGTCAAGGGGTTAATAATTCGGGTGTTTCTTCACCCTCTATTGCTACACCGGGTACAGGGAGTGCGAAACGACCACCTCAGAAGCAGTCTGCTCGGCCTCCAAATTCTTCAGGTCCAGGTTCTGCTTCTCCTCTGAAAGCTATGGAACTAACTCCGGCAGCTAATAGGAAGAAGAGAAAGCTTCCTGAGAAGCAGATTCCAGATAAGGTTGCTGCTCTTCTACCTGAATCAGCTCTTTATACTCAGTTGCTTGAATTCGAATCTCGCGTAGATGCTGCCCTTTCCAGAAAGAAGCTTGACATTCAGGAATCTCTCAAGAACCGTCAACATGTTCAGAAAACTCTtcgaatatatgtatttaatacCTTTGCTAACCAGAGACAAAGAGTACCCGAGAAAGAGAATGCTGAGCCCCCTTCATGGTCACTTAAGATGATAGGGAGGATTCTCGAAGATGAGACTGATCCTGGTGCAACAAGTATGGGACAAAGCTCGAATGTTTCATATCCAAAGTTTTCAACTTTCTTCAAGAAAGTTACTATATATTTGGACCAGAGTCTTTATCCAGATAACCATGTAATTGTCTGGGACAATTCTCGATCGCCTGCCCCTCATGATGGATTTGAGGTGAAGAGGAAAGGCGACAAGGAATTCACTGCAATGATCAGACTGGAAATGAACTATGTGCCTGAAAAATTTCAACTTTCACCCGCTCTATCGGAGGTCCTTGGTATAGAAGTGGAAACCCGTCCAAGGGTTATATCTGCCATTTGGCACTATGTTAAGGCTAGAAAATTACAAATTTCAACTGAGCCTTCTTTCTTTATGTGTGATCCACCACTTAAGAAAATATTTGGGGAAGACAAGGTGAAATTTGGTATGATTCCAATGAAGATATCTTCGCATCTGACTCCTCCCCAACCTATTCATTTGGAATATAAGATAAAGCTTTCTGGGAATGGTAGCGAAAGTAGTATTTGTTATGATGTACAGGTTGACATTCCCTTCTCACTGGACAAGGAGATGGCCAATTTCTTGGCGAATTTAGATAAGCACAAGGAAATTGATGCCTGTGATGAAGCTATCTCGTCTGCTATAAAGAAGATACATGAACATCGGCTGAGGCGGGCTTTCTTTCTCGGATTCAGTCAGTCTCCAGCGGATTTCATTGATTCACTAATTGCTTCTCAAAGCAAGGATTTGAAGCTTCTTTCTGGAGATGCCAATCATAATGCTGAGAAGGAGCGCCGCTCGGAATTCTATAACCAACCTTG GCTGGAAGATGCTGTCATCCGTTATATCAATCGAAAACCTGCAGCTGGAAATGATGTTCCTGGAAGCACATAG
- the LOC108194102 gene encoding cytochrome P450 94B3, translated as MFLSLLLCLSLCLTLLSFLLTFFLSRKNPISYPLIDSLFVFYKNRYRLIHASLVAFYKNRYRLIYWYTELLSESLIGSLVAFYKNRYRLIHWYTELLAESSSGTIVVRRLGAQRTIVTANEKNVEYILKTKFSNFPKGKAFTEFLGDFLGYGIFNVDGEMWKSQRKLACHEFSTRCLREFVVKVLEDEVENQLVRVLENAVENESVVDLQVVLKRFAFDTICKVALGFDPSQMDSSETDRLACAFDTASMFSAMRGGAMVNAVWKLKRWLNVGSEKRLKEAVAVVHDAVDEIILVEKNKMRLNRGENSENSEKSLLWRLLSAGIDDGLVRDMVISFLMAGRDTTSSAMTWLFWLISQNQDVEERLLNEILLSSEELVFDELKEMRYMKACISESMRLYPPVVWDSKHAANDDVLPDGTVVYKGNRVTYFPYGMGRMEELWGKDRLEFRPDRWLDESGGLKMVSPYKYPVFQAGPRVCLGKEMAFIQMKYAVASVLRRFVIKPVCLDQPVFVPLLTGHMAGGLKVRVFKRV; from the coding sequence ATGTTTCTCTCCTTGCTCCTCTGTCTCTCGCTCTGCCTCACGCTACTCTCGTTTCTTCTCACATTTTTCTTATCTCGTAAAAATCCGATATCGTATCCTCTTATCGATAGCCTATTCGTATTTTACAAAAATCGATATCGGTTGATACATGCTAGCCTAGTAGCATTTTACAAAAATCGATATCGGTTAATATATTGGTACACTGAGCTCCTCTCGGAGTCTCTTATTGGTAGCCTAGTAGCATTTTACAAAAATCGATATCGGTTGATACATTGGTACACTGAGCTTCTCGCGGAGTCGAGTTCGGGGACTATTGTAGTCAGGCGGCTCGGCGCGCAACGAACTATTGTGACGGCTAATGAGAAAAATGTGGAGTATATTTTGAAAACGAAGTTTAGTAATTTTCCTAAGGGGAAAGCGTTTACGGAATTTCTGGGGGATTTTCTCGGGTACGGGATTTTTAATGTGGACGGGGAGATGTGGAAGTCGCAGAGGAAGCTTGCGTGTCATGAGTTTAGCACGAGGTGTTTACGGGAGTTTGTTGTTAAGGTTTTGGAAGACGAGGTGGAGAATCAGCTCGTGCGAGTGCTTGAGAATGCGGTGGAGAATGAAAGTGTGGTGGATTTGCAAGTGGTTTTgaagaggtttgcttttgatactATTTGTAAAGTTGCGTTAGGGTTTGATCCGTCTCAGATGGATTCGTCTGAGACGGATCGGTTAGCTTGTGCATTTGATACGGCCTCGATGTTTAGTGCCATGCGCGGGGGCGCAATGGTGAATGCGGTGTGGAAATTGAAGAGATGGCTTAATGTTGGATCGGAGAAACGGCTTAAAGAGGCCGTGGCAGTGGTGCATGACGCGGTTGATGAGATTATTTTAGTcgagaaaaataaaatgaggTTGAATCGCGGGGAAAATAGTGAAAATAGCGAAAAAAGTCTACTATGGAGGCTTTTATCAGCGGGAATTGATGATGGACTGGTTCGAGACATGGTCATCAGTTTCCTGATGGCGGGTCGGGACACGACGTCCTCAGCAATGACCTGGCTGTTCTGGCTAATTTCGCAAAATCAGGACGTTGAGGAAAGGCTGTTGAATGAAATTCTTTTGTCTAGTGAGGAATTAGTATTCGATGAATTGAAGGAAATGAGGTACATGAAAGCCTGCATTTCCGAGTCAATGAGGCTGTATCCACCGGTGGTTTGGGACTCGAAACACGCGGCCAACGACGACGTTTTGCCTGACGGGACGGTGGTGTACAAGGGGAACAGAGTGACCTATTTTCCTTATGGAATGGGGAGAATGGAGGAGCTTTGGGGGAAAGACCGGTTGGAGTTTAGACCGGACCGGTGGCTCGATGAATCGGGTGGTTTAAAGATGGTGAGTCCTTACAAGTATCCGGTTTTCCAGGCCGGTCCGAGAGTGTGCTTGGGAAAGGAAATGGCTTTCATACAGATGAAATATGCGGTGGCATCGGTTTTGAGACGGTTTGTGATAAAACCGGTTTGTTTGGACCAGCCGGTTTTTGTTCCTTTGTTGACGGGTCACATGGCCGGTGGACTTAAAGTTAGGGTGTTCAAGAGAGtttga
- the LOC108193558 gene encoding large ribosomal subunit protein uL22y translates to MVKYSKEPDNPTKSCKSRGSGLRVHFKNTRETAHAIRKLPLIKAKRYLEDVLAHKQAIPFTRFCRGVGRTAQAKNRHSNGQGRWPAKSAKFILDLLKNAESNAEVKGLDVDSLYISHIQVNQAQKQRRRTYRAHGRINPYMSSPCHIELTLSEKEEPVKKEPDTQLASRKNKGSQVLRSGASS, encoded by the exons ATG GTGAAGTATTCTAAGGAGCCTGACAATCCCACCAAAT cTTGCAAGTCCAGGGGGTCTGGTCTGAGGGTTCATTTTAAG AACACCAGAGAAACAGCACATGCTATTCGCAAGTTACCTTTGATCAAGGCCAAAAGGTACTTGGAAGATGTTCTTGCTCACAAGCAAGCAATCCCATTCACTCGCTTTTGCAGGGGAGTTGGCCGTACTGCTCAAGCCAAAAACAGACACTCCAATGGCCAAGGACGTTGGCCCGCTAAGTCAGCTAAATTCATCTTGGATTTGCTCAAGAATGCTGAGAGCAATGCTGAA GTGAAAGGCTTGGACGTGGATTCACTTTACATATCTCACATCCAGGTCAACCAAGCACAAAAGCAGAGGCGTCGTACATACCGTGCCCACGGGCGAATCAACC CTTACATGTCTTCTCCATGTCACATTGAGTTGACTCTGTCTGAAAAAGAAGAGCCGGTGAAAAAGGAGCCTGACACTCAGTTGGCATCTAGGAAGAACAAAGGTAGCCAAGTCTTGCGCAGTGGTGCATCATCTTAG